Proteins from a genomic interval of Diaminobutyricimonas aerilata:
- the otnK gene encoding 3-oxo-tetronate kinase — translation MSGPFLGVIADDVTGACDLAGTVAELGHSTSVHLGAPHGDLDADADCIVVALKTRTIDPDDAVAHSVAAARALLDAGAARLYQKYCSTFDSTPRGNIGPVADALLALLGRDAVSIGTPATPQAGRTQYLGHLFVHDRLLSESSLRDHPLTPMRDPDLVRVLSAQSAHRVGLVPHAAVRWGPSAVVDAVRSASAEHVLVDALDDGDLDVIAAAIDDVDSPVLLGGGAGLAAALARRALPATAAAPLPAVEPGRRLVLSGSGSERTREQVAAFAGTVLRLDPLALAGDPDALDALLAATDEALAGDAAVLVSATDEPDAVRRAQTELGVERAAGLVEDALARIAVHAVDRSGVRRLIVAGGETSGAVAAALGATTLRIGRLAAPGVPWAVADREGVLVALLLKSGNFGGRDLFTTAWESAP, via the coding sequence GTGAGCGGACCGTTCCTGGGCGTGATCGCCGACGACGTGACCGGCGCGTGCGACCTCGCGGGCACGGTCGCCGAGCTCGGGCACTCGACATCCGTGCACCTCGGGGCGCCGCACGGCGACCTCGATGCGGACGCGGACTGCATCGTCGTCGCGCTGAAGACCCGCACGATCGACCCCGACGACGCGGTCGCGCACTCGGTGGCCGCCGCCCGCGCGCTGCTCGACGCCGGTGCCGCCCGGCTCTATCAGAAGTACTGCTCCACATTCGACTCGACCCCGCGCGGCAACATCGGTCCCGTCGCCGACGCTCTCCTCGCGTTGCTCGGACGCGACGCCGTGTCGATCGGCACCCCGGCCACCCCGCAGGCCGGGCGCACCCAGTACCTCGGCCACCTCTTCGTCCACGACCGGCTGCTGTCGGAGTCGTCGCTGCGCGACCATCCGCTCACGCCCATGCGCGACCCCGATCTCGTGCGGGTGCTCTCCGCCCAGTCGGCACACCGGGTCGGACTCGTCCCGCACGCCGCCGTGCGGTGGGGACCGTCGGCGGTCGTCGACGCCGTGCGGTCGGCGAGCGCCGAGCACGTGCTCGTCGACGCCCTCGACGACGGTGACCTCGATGTGATCGCGGCCGCGATCGACGACGTCGACTCCCCCGTGCTGCTCGGCGGCGGAGCGGGTCTCGCCGCCGCCCTCGCGCGACGCGCCCTGCCCGCCACCGCCGCCGCCCCCCTGCCCGCGGTCGAACCGGGACGCCGCCTCGTGCTCTCCGGCAGCGGATCGGAACGCACCCGCGAACAGGTCGCCGCGTTCGCCGGGACGGTGCTGCGCCTCGACCCGCTCGCCCTTGCCGGCGACCCGGATGCGCTCGACGCGCTGCTCGCGGCGACCGACGAGGCGCTCGCGGGCGATGCCGCGGTGCTCGTCTCGGCTACGGACGAACCGGATGCGGTACGGCGCGCCCAGACGGAACTGGGCGTCGAGCGGGCCGCCGGCCTCGTGGAGGATGCCCTCGCGCGCATCGCCGTGCACGCCGTCGACCGCTCGGGGGTGCGCCGGCTCATCGTCGCCGGCGGGGAGACCTCCGGAGCCGTCGCCGCCGCGCTCGGCGCGACCACGCTGCGCATCGGCCGGCTCGCCGCCCCCGGTGTGCCGTGGGCCGTCGCCGACCGCGAGGGCGTCCTCGTCGCGCTGCTGCTCAAGTCGGGCAATTTCGGCGGTCGCGACCTCTTCACCACCGCGTGGGAGAGCGCCCCGTGA
- a CDS encoding DUF6157 family protein, whose product MGTTNYYDTFIAIAPDCPVASAEAPAARGDKPTVAQLQYELIAAHPYGSTSDDVLFAVHAERQGIPEPERAVERERFFARSQACLRSSPLGKRYGWGLHHDAQGRVALVPVGSEEYRRLETDPALTQTRAMRSKRA is encoded by the coding sequence ATGGGAACCACGAACTACTACGACACGTTCATCGCGATCGCACCGGACTGCCCCGTCGCCTCGGCGGAGGCGCCCGCGGCGCGCGGCGACAAGCCGACCGTCGCGCAGCTTCAGTACGAGCTGATCGCCGCGCATCCGTACGGATCGACCTCCGACGACGTGCTGTTCGCAGTGCACGCCGAACGTCAGGGCATCCCCGAGCCCGAGCGCGCCGTCGAGCGCGAGCGTTTCTTCGCCCGCAGCCAGGCGTGCCTGCGGTCGTCGCCCCTCGGCAAACGGTACGGATGGGGACTGCATCACGACGCGCAGGGACGGGTCGCTCTCGTGCCGGTCGGGTCGGAGGAGTACCGCCGACTCGAGACGGACCCCGCGCTCACCCAGACCCGCGCGATGCGGTCGAAGCGCGCCTGA
- a CDS encoding glycosyltransferase — protein MRILTWTVHGSYANSLVRGEHEYLLPWTAEGGPFSSGRGGYDEHWPPQAQNAPVEHLRDAHVDVVVLQRMEELDLAETWLGRRMGRDVPAVYIEHNTPRGDVTGMRHPLADRDDIPIVHVTHFNAAFWDNGVAPTFVIEHGVEDPGHLYTGEIPHLGVAINEPARRLRVTGADLLPRFARAGRIDLFGIDGEKLADVVGLGPDRLTHVGDIPLSRMHPQLARRRVYVHPNRWTSLGLALLEAMHLGMPVVAFGSTEAARAVPAEAGVVSTDVDELTRVAARLLADPAEAAARGAAARAHALEHYGLDRFLRDWDAVLGEVASRSLAA, from the coding sequence ATGCGGATCCTGACGTGGACGGTGCACGGCTCGTACGCGAACTCCCTCGTGCGCGGCGAGCACGAGTATCTGCTGCCCTGGACGGCGGAGGGCGGACCGTTCTCGAGCGGCCGCGGCGGCTACGACGAGCACTGGCCCCCGCAGGCGCAGAACGCGCCGGTGGAGCACCTGCGCGACGCGCACGTCGACGTCGTGGTGCTGCAGCGCATGGAGGAGCTCGACCTCGCGGAGACGTGGCTCGGCCGGCGCATGGGACGCGACGTTCCGGCCGTGTACATCGAGCACAACACGCCCCGCGGCGATGTGACCGGCATGCGGCATCCGCTCGCCGACCGCGACGACATCCCCATCGTGCACGTCACCCACTTCAACGCGGCGTTCTGGGACAACGGCGTCGCCCCGACCTTCGTCATCGAACACGGCGTCGAGGACCCCGGCCACCTCTACACCGGCGAGATCCCACACCTGGGCGTCGCCATCAACGAACCCGCCCGGCGGTTGCGCGTCACCGGCGCGGACCTGCTGCCCCGGTTCGCGCGAGCCGGCCGCATCGACCTGTTCGGCATCGACGGCGAGAAGCTCGCCGACGTGGTCGGACTCGGGCCGGACCGGCTCACGCACGTCGGCGACATCCCGCTCTCGAGGATGCACCCGCAACTCGCGCGCCGGCGCGTCTACGTGCATCCGAATCGCTGGACCTCGCTCGGACTCGCGTTGCTCGAGGCGATGCACCTCGGCATGCCCGTCGTGGCGTTCGGGTCCACGGAGGCGGCTCGAGCGGTCCCCGCGGAGGCCGGCGTCGTCTCGACCGATGTGGACGAGCTGACCCGGGTCGCGGCGCGGCTGCTCGCCGATCCCGCCGAAGCCGCCGCGCGCGGGGCAGCCGCGCGCGCCCACGCGCTCGAGCACTACGGACTGGATCGCTTCCTGCGGGATTGGGACGCGGTGCTCGGCGAGGTGGCGAGCCGATCGCTCGCCGCCTGA
- a CDS encoding DUF2795 domain-containing protein, with product MADVNPIELQKHLGGVDYPASKDDLVKAAEGNGADDETLEALRALPDQEYGAPTDVTKAVSGN from the coding sequence ATGGCTGACGTGAATCCGATCGAATTGCAGAAGCACCTGGGCGGGGTCGACTACCCCGCGTCGAAGGACGACCTCGTGAAGGCCGCGGAGGGCAACGGCGCCGACGACGAGACGTTGGAGGCGCTGCGTGCACTCCCCGACCAGGAGTACGGCGCCCCCACCGACGTCACCAAGGCCGTCTCCGGCAACTGA
- a CDS encoding class II aldolase/adducin family protein gives MTGTLDALREPLVAACRHLAASGLSPGSSGNVSVRVGDRILMTPTGSSLARVLPEQLAIVDLDGVAEPGPAPSKEVPVHLAMYRARPDATAVVHLHSPHATAISCLPPDEHGRAALPALTPYRVMRLGDVPVAPYARPGSAELGAGVARLAPANAVVLLANHGSVVAAAGLDAAVDLAEELETAAQVTLLLRQTPRIELDAEQQRELRG, from the coding sequence GTGACCGGCACCCTCGACGCGCTGCGCGAGCCGCTCGTCGCCGCGTGTCGGCACCTCGCGGCCTCGGGTCTCTCGCCCGGCAGCTCCGGCAATGTCAGCGTGCGCGTCGGGGACCGCATCCTGATGACCCCGACCGGCTCGAGTCTCGCGCGGGTACTGCCCGAACAGCTCGCCATCGTCGACCTCGACGGCGTCGCCGAACCCGGCCCGGCACCCTCGAAGGAGGTGCCCGTGCACCTCGCGATGTACCGCGCCCGCCCCGACGCGACCGCGGTCGTGCACCTGCACTCCCCGCACGCGACGGCGATCTCGTGCCTCCCGCCCGACGAGCACGGACGGGCGGCGCTCCCCGCCCTCACCCCGTACCGCGTCATGCGACTGGGCGACGTGCCCGTCGCGCCGTACGCCCGACCCGGGTCGGCGGAACTCGGGGCGGGGGTCGCGCGGCTCGCGCCCGCGAACGCCGTGGTGTTGCTCGCGAACCACGGCTCGGTCGTCGCGGCGGCCGGGCTCGACGCCGCCGTGGACCTCGCGGAAGAACTGGAGACCGCGGCTCAGGTCACGCTGCTGCTGCGGCAGACGCCGCGCATCGAGCTCGACGCCGAGCAACAGCGCGAACTCCGCGGCTGA
- a CDS encoding alpha-ketoglutarate-dependent dioxygenase AlkB, whose protein sequence is MSIAFQASLFDEPDAPATFGELSAMRRIELGAGAWVDVLPGWAKDSDGLFQRLVETVPWRADRREMYDRVVDVPRLVSSYGDGDPLPDPALTEARGALNRYYRAGRLDEFATAGLCFYRNGNDSVAWHGDYVARDSMNDTRIGILSLGSPRSLAIRPKGGGEVMRFPVGHGDLLVMGGSCQRTHEHAVLKTAKAVGPRVSVQFRPAYARSGAPERRPGGFTYGRPVVGFTDRTA, encoded by the coding sequence ATGAGCATCGCGTTCCAGGCCTCGCTCTTCGACGAGCCGGATGCCCCGGCCACGTTCGGCGAGTTGAGCGCCATGCGTCGCATCGAACTCGGTGCGGGCGCGTGGGTCGACGTGCTGCCGGGCTGGGCGAAGGATTCCGACGGGCTGTTCCAGCGTCTCGTCGAGACGGTGCCGTGGCGGGCGGATCGCCGCGAGATGTACGACCGCGTCGTCGACGTGCCGCGACTCGTGAGCTCGTACGGCGACGGCGATCCGTTGCCCGATCCGGCGCTCACCGAGGCGCGCGGCGCGCTCAACCGGTACTACCGGGCGGGCCGACTCGACGAGTTCGCGACGGCCGGGCTCTGCTTCTACCGCAACGGCAACGACAGCGTGGCCTGGCACGGCGACTACGTCGCCCGCGACAGCATGAACGACACCCGCATCGGCATCCTGTCGCTCGGATCCCCGCGCAGCCTCGCGATCCGTCCCAAGGGCGGGGGAGAGGTCATGCGCTTCCCGGTCGGACACGGCGACCTGCTCGTCATGGGCGGCAGCTGCCAACGCACGCACGAGCACGCCGTGCTGAAGACGGCGAAGGCGGTCGGCCCGCGCGTGAGCGTGCAGTTCCGTCCCGCGTACGCCCGCAGCGGCGCCCCGGAGCGCCGTCCGGGCGGCTTCACCTACGGACGGCCGGTCGTCGGTTTCACCGATCGCACCGCCTGA
- a CDS encoding ABC transporter permease, protein MGYFLRRFAFFLGTLWAAITLNFLIPRLQPGDPAEAILRRLGGQDTAIDPAQVEAVRLMLGISGENILVQYGQYIGAVFRGEFGVSYTYFPYTVSEVIGQALPWTVVLVGVTTIISFIVGTLLGTWAAYRRGTRVDSVFTLGSTFLGTLPFFWIALLLIYVFAFQLGWFPEGGGYGGGSAPGWNFTFISDAFQHSVLPALSLLITGPIGWILAMRNNMVQTLGEDFTRLAKARGLGERRIALTYGARIAILPSVTGFAISLGGLLGGTLLVETIFNYPGLGRLLLEAVSNRDYPLMQTLFLLTTVGVLVANLLADFMYGVLDPRVRRKVDA, encoded by the coding sequence ATGGGCTACTTCCTGCGCAGGTTCGCGTTCTTCCTCGGCACCCTGTGGGCCGCGATCACGCTGAACTTCCTGATCCCCCGGCTGCAGCCGGGGGACCCCGCCGAGGCGATCCTGCGTCGCCTCGGCGGGCAGGACACCGCGATCGACCCCGCCCAGGTGGAGGCGGTGCGCCTCATGCTCGGCATCAGCGGCGAGAACATCCTCGTGCAGTACGGGCAGTACATCGGGGCGGTGTTCCGCGGGGAGTTCGGCGTCTCGTACACGTACTTCCCGTACACCGTGTCGGAGGTCATCGGGCAGGCTCTGCCCTGGACCGTCGTGCTCGTCGGTGTGACGACGATCATCTCGTTCATCGTCGGAACACTCCTCGGCACGTGGGCCGCCTACCGGCGGGGCACCCGCGTCGACTCGGTGTTCACCCTCGGCTCGACGTTCCTCGGCACGCTGCCGTTCTTCTGGATCGCGCTGCTGCTGATCTACGTCTTCGCGTTCCAGCTCGGCTGGTTCCCCGAGGGTGGCGGCTACGGCGGCGGTTCTGCGCCGGGGTGGAACTTCACGTTCATCTCGGACGCGTTCCAGCACTCGGTGCTCCCGGCGCTGTCGCTGCTCATCACCGGTCCGATCGGCTGGATCCTCGCCATGCGCAACAACATGGTGCAGACCCTCGGTGAGGACTTCACCCGCCTGGCGAAGGCGCGCGGGCTGGGCGAGCGGCGCATCGCCCTCACCTACGGTGCCCGCATCGCGATCCTGCCGAGCGTGACCGGATTCGCGATCTCCCTCGGCGGCCTGCTCGGCGGCACCCTGCTCGTCGAGACGATCTTCAACTACCCGGGACTCGGCCGGCTGCTGCTCGAGGCGGTGTCGAACCGCGACTACCCGCTCATGCAGACGCTGTTCCTGCTCACGACGGTGGGTGTGCTGGTGGCCAACCTGCTCGCCGACTTCATGTACGGAGTGCTCGATCCCCGCGTGCGACGGAAGGTGGACGCATGA
- a CDS encoding lipase maturation factor family protein gives MEWPISHWFDAHDYEFARLVLQRGVAAVYVVAFLSTAAQFRPLLGERGLLPVPELLERARHLRGPTLFRWRYSDRMLLVVAWTGVAIAASLVLGLPQLGPPWVPMLAFLALWFLYLSIVNVGQTFYGFGWEMLLVEAGFTVAFLGSDQVPPPLPVLVLVVWLVFRLEFGAGMIKMRGDRVWRDLTALYYHHETQPMPNPVSRFAHLLPKPIHRLEVVGNHIAQLVVPFLLFVPGWVGSIAALVVIATQLWLVISGNFAWLNVLTIVLAFAPITDSFMHAVIPAAPLDWGSGTTSPLWWMIVVGIVTVGILVLSWPALRNLFSRRQLMNAAFNRLNLGNAYGAFGSVTRERYEVVVEGTRDENPRSAEWLEYEFKGKPGDVRRTPRQFAPYHLRLDWLMWFLALGSPGEQWFIPFLAKLLEADRTTLRLLRRDPFDGERPRWVRARLYLYRFSTREEKRRTGAVWVREPVGEYARPMSLRR, from the coding sequence ATGGAGTGGCCGATCAGCCATTGGTTCGACGCGCACGACTACGAGTTCGCCCGTCTCGTGCTGCAACGCGGCGTCGCCGCGGTTTACGTCGTCGCCTTCCTGTCGACCGCCGCCCAGTTCCGCCCCCTCCTCGGGGAGCGCGGGCTGCTGCCCGTCCCCGAGCTGCTGGAACGCGCGCGTCACCTGCGCGGACCGACCCTGTTCCGCTGGCGGTACTCCGACCGGATGCTGCTCGTCGTCGCGTGGACGGGCGTCGCGATCGCGGCCTCGCTCGTGCTCGGCCTGCCGCAGCTCGGACCGCCGTGGGTGCCGATGCTCGCGTTCCTCGCGCTGTGGTTCCTCTACCTCTCGATCGTCAACGTGGGGCAGACGTTCTACGGGTTCGGTTGGGAGATGCTGCTCGTCGAGGCCGGCTTCACGGTCGCGTTCCTCGGCTCCGATCAGGTGCCGCCGCCGCTGCCGGTGCTCGTGCTCGTCGTCTGGCTCGTGTTCCGCCTCGAGTTCGGCGCCGGGATGATCAAGATGCGCGGCGACCGGGTGTGGCGCGACCTGACGGCGCTGTACTACCACCACGAGACGCAGCCGATGCCGAACCCGGTGAGCCGGTTCGCGCACCTGCTGCCGAAGCCCATCCACCGCCTCGAGGTGGTCGGCAACCACATCGCCCAGCTCGTCGTGCCGTTCCTGCTCTTCGTGCCCGGATGGGTCGGCAGCATCGCCGCGCTCGTCGTCATCGCCACCCAGTTGTGGCTCGTGATCAGCGGCAACTTCGCCTGGCTCAACGTGCTCACGATCGTGCTCGCGTTCGCGCCGATCACCGACTCGTTCATGCACGCCGTCATCCCGGCCGCCCCGCTCGACTGGGGCTCCGGCACCACGTCGCCGCTGTGGTGGATGATCGTCGTCGGCATCGTGACGGTCGGCATCCTCGTGCTCTCGTGGCCGGCGCTGCGCAACCTGTTCTCGCGCCGGCAGCTGATGAACGCGGCGTTCAACCGGCTCAACCTCGGCAACGCGTACGGCGCCTTCGGCAGCGTGACGCGCGAGCGCTACGAGGTCGTCGTCGAGGGCACCCGCGACGAGAACCCGCGCTCGGCCGAGTGGCTCGAGTACGAGTTCAAGGGCAAACCGGGCGACGTGCGACGCACCCCGCGCCAGTTCGCCCCGTACCACCTGCGGCTCGACTGGCTCATGTGGTTCCTCGCGCTCGGTTCGCCTGGCGAGCAGTGGTTCATCCCGTTCCTCGCGAAGCTGCTCGAGGCCGACCGGACGACTCTGCGGTTGTTGCGGCGCGATCCGTTCGACGGCGAGCGCCCGCGCTGGGTGCGGGCACGGCTGTACCTCTACCGTTTCAGCACGCGCGAGGAGAAGCGCCGGACGGGCGCCGTGTGGGTGCGCGAGCCCGTCGGCGAGTACGCGCGGCCGATGTCGCTGCGGCGCTGA
- a CDS encoding ABC transporter ATP-binding protein gives MALLEVRDLSVRYTPRDQDPHDAVRGVSFDVDPGEFVGLVGESGSGKSTLGNAILQLLDKPAKQIGGTVHFDGRDLSTLGDEELRRLRWVRLSTVFQSSMNSLNPVITIGEQFSETFRAHPDAEGSGDEKARAAELLEMVSLDAHVLRAYPHELSGGMKQRVALALALALHPRLVVLDEPTTGLDVLVQRRILDRLRELQGRFGFAVLFISHDIGTVLEIADRVLVMYRGEIVEENGARQLLAAPQHEYTRKLLGAYAASRETALRRTAEHDDTLLEVTGLSKRYATGRGRTKSTVQALDDVSLRLRTGRVTALVGQSGSGKSTLARILIGIERPDSGSVVAGGVHVEQLRGRALRDYRQRAQYVFQDPYSSLNPTRTVAYTLSRPLLNYGGVTGKDVRLRAEQLLEQVGLTPASRFIDKLPHQLSGGQRQRVVIARALAPNPEILVADEPVSSLDVSIRAEILELLRKLVDERDLGMLYITHDLLSARSLAHETIVLENGRVVESGPTEQVTDYPQHEYTRELLAAIPDPLRRNIA, from the coding sequence ATGGCTCTGCTCGAGGTGCGCGACCTGTCGGTGCGCTACACGCCGCGCGACCAGGATCCCCACGACGCGGTGCGCGGGGTCTCGTTCGACGTGGATCCGGGGGAGTTCGTCGGCCTCGTCGGCGAGAGCGGCAGCGGCAAGTCGACGCTCGGCAACGCGATCCTGCAGCTGCTCGACAAGCCGGCGAAGCAGATCGGCGGCACGGTCCATTTCGACGGACGCGACCTCTCCACCCTCGGCGACGAGGAGTTGCGGCGCCTGCGCTGGGTGCGGCTGTCGACCGTGTTCCAGTCGAGCATGAACTCGCTCAACCCGGTCATCACGATCGGCGAGCAGTTCTCCGAGACGTTCCGAGCGCATCCGGATGCCGAGGGCTCCGGGGACGAGAAGGCGCGGGCGGCCGAGCTGCTCGAGATGGTCTCGCTCGACGCGCACGTGCTGCGCGCGTATCCGCACGAGCTCTCCGGCGGCATGAAGCAGCGGGTCGCGCTCGCCCTCGCGCTCGCGTTGCACCCGCGGCTCGTCGTGCTCGACGAGCCGACGACCGGGCTCGACGTGCTCGTGCAGCGCCGCATCCTCGACCGGTTGCGCGAACTGCAGGGGCGCTTCGGCTTCGCGGTGCTGTTCATCAGCCACGACATCGGCACGGTGCTCGAGATCGCCGACCGGGTGCTCGTGATGTACCGCGGCGAGATCGTCGAGGAGAACGGCGCCCGGCAGCTGCTCGCGGCCCCGCAGCACGAGTACACCCGCAAGCTCCTCGGCGCGTACGCCGCATCGCGGGAGACGGCGCTGCGGCGCACCGCCGAGCACGACGACACGCTGCTCGAGGTGACGGGCCTGTCGAAGCGCTACGCGACCGGTCGCGGGCGCACGAAGTCGACGGTGCAGGCCCTCGACGACGTGTCGCTGCGGTTGCGCACCGGGCGCGTGACGGCCCTCGTGGGCCAGAGCGGGTCGGGCAAGTCGACGCTCGCGCGCATCCTCATCGGCATCGAACGGCCGGATTCGGGTTCGGTCGTCGCCGGGGGAGTGCACGTCGAGCAGTTGCGCGGGCGCGCGCTGCGGGACTACCGGCAGCGAGCGCAGTACGTGTTCCAAGACCCGTACTCCTCGCTCAACCCGACGCGCACGGTCGCGTACACGCTCTCGCGTCCGCTGCTCAACTACGGCGGGGTCACCGGCAAGGACGTGCGCCTCCGTGCCGAGCAGCTGCTCGAGCAGGTCGGACTCACCCCCGCGTCGCGGTTCATCGACAAGCTGCCGCACCAGCTCTCCGGCGGGCAGCGCCAGCGCGTCGTGATCGCCCGGGCGCTCGCGCCGAATCCGGAGATCCTCGTCGCGGACGAACCGGTCTCGAGCCTGGACGTGTCGATCCGCGCGGAGATCCTCGAGCTGCTGCGCAAACTCGTCGACGAGCGCGATCTCGGGATGCTCTACATCACCCACGACCTGCTCTCGGCGCGGTCGCTCGCGCACGAGACGATCGTGCTCGAGAACGGACGGGTGGTCGAGAGCGGCCCGACCGAGCAGGTGACCGACTACCCGCAGCACGAGTACACGCGCGAGCTGCTCGCCGCCATCCCCGACCCCCTGCGCCGCAACATCGCCTGA
- a CDS encoding ABC transporter permease, with protein MSSMTTGGGTGALGPTPQGEDAGAALAEIASKRRVPGWFVVLWRDVKCRVGMFMVLGFALIALLAPVIAPYAPRETVGAPSLDPTAEFWLGTTNKGEDILSQLIWGAQTSMIVGIVAGVISTIIGLAIGLLAGYRQGIVDDVLSFFINLGLVVPVLPLMVTLASYSPVRGLWLIIIVISVTGWAYGARIKRSQVMTLRTRDYVTAAKLAGDGTWRIIVREIMPNMSSLIVVGFMGAALGAIGGEAGLSFLGLGDPQTTSWGTMLNQASIGGALLIGQWAWLVAPGLALALLITSFTLINFGVDALSNPHLREE; from the coding sequence ATGAGCAGCATGACCACGGGAGGCGGCACCGGAGCGCTCGGGCCCACCCCGCAGGGCGAGGATGCGGGCGCGGCGCTCGCCGAGATCGCGAGCAAGCGGCGCGTCCCCGGCTGGTTCGTCGTGCTCTGGCGCGACGTGAAGTGCCGGGTCGGCATGTTCATGGTGCTCGGGTTCGCGCTCATCGCGCTGCTCGCCCCGGTGATCGCGCCGTACGCGCCGAGGGAGACGGTCGGGGCGCCGAGCCTCGACCCGACCGCGGAGTTCTGGCTCGGCACGACCAACAAGGGCGAGGACATCCTCAGCCAGCTCATCTGGGGTGCGCAGACCTCGATGATCGTCGGCATCGTCGCGGGCGTGATCTCCACGATCATCGGCCTCGCGATCGGACTGCTCGCCGGCTACCGGCAGGGGATCGTCGACGACGTGCTGAGCTTCTTCATCAACCTCGGCCTCGTCGTGCCGGTGCTGCCGCTCATGGTGACGCTCGCCTCGTACTCGCCGGTGCGCGGGTTGTGGCTCATCATCATCGTGATCAGCGTCACGGGCTGGGCGTACGGCGCCCGCATCAAGCGGTCGCAGGTGATGACGTTGCGCACCCGCGACTACGTCACCGCTGCGAAGCTCGCCGGCGACGGCACCTGGCGCATCATCGTGCGCGAGATCATGCCGAACATGAGCTCGCTCATCGTGGTCGGGTTCATGGGCGCGGCGCTCGGGGCGATCGGCGGCGAGGCGGGTCTCTCCTTCCTCGGCCTCGGCGATCCGCAGACCACGAGCTGGGGCACGATGCTCAACCAGGCGTCGATCGGCGGGGCGCTGCTCATCGGGCAGTGGGCGTGGCTCGTCGCGCCCGGTCTCGCGCTCGCGCTGCTCATCACGAGCTTCACGCTCATCAACTTCGGTGTGGATGCGCTCAGCAACCCGCACCTGCGGGAGGAATGA